One genomic region from Candidatus Dormiibacterota bacterium encodes:
- a CDS encoding AAA family ATPase — translation MSDPAPAPAPEPDGSGPPRLLERIATDIVGLRRQAEVLAVALTSGRHVVLEGPPGTGKSTLLRVVAEETGRGVVFVEGNAELTPARVVGYHDPAAVLQSGYRPESFVEGPLLTAMRQGMLLYLEEMNRVPEETLNVLITALAEGEIHVSRLGRVRADPGFRLIAAMNPFDAVGTARIGQAIYDRMCRIAIGYQDEAGERTITERVTGDRGRLVRLAVALGRATRDHPEVRTGASVRGPIDMVHIARGLCGLRGEERAGRDTLLDAALAAFSGRIRLEEGVDRTPEEVVTEILDRLLAAEAEAEADEEPSGAPPPRGRGAGQAPSHGRVLEGRDARAALRESGRRTLARRELETAHAGFAEVSPGVGRLDEAALERLLDRDPDGAAALLCDLAAATDVELRRQARRLAARVFVRLGRAGRPARRGMRRIVPLPGRPDGDLDLDRTLERAGGGLPRSADELVLRGWAGPRRALCLLLDHSGSMRGQAVAMAATAAAAVVLAAGDGVDCCVVAFHRDALVLRPPGSARPPGRVVEDVLSVRARGSTDLALALRTAARQLARAAADERAAVLLSDCLPTAGGDPLAALAGIDRVHVLGTSGLDDSVRAGTALARRGGGRYRRVEGVAELAAALTDLVGVT, via the coding sequence GTGAGCGATCCGGCGCCGGCGCCGGCGCCGGAGCCGGACGGGTCCGGGCCGCCCCGGCTGCTGGAGCGGATCGCGACCGACATCGTCGGGCTGCGCCGCCAGGCCGAGGTGCTCGCGGTGGCGCTCACCTCGGGGCGCCACGTTGTGCTCGAGGGGCCGCCGGGGACGGGCAAGTCCACCCTGCTCCGGGTGGTCGCCGAGGAGACCGGCCGGGGCGTGGTCTTCGTCGAGGGCAACGCCGAGCTCACCCCCGCCCGGGTGGTCGGCTACCACGACCCCGCGGCGGTGCTCCAGTCCGGCTACCGGCCGGAGAGCTTCGTCGAGGGGCCGCTGCTGACCGCCATGCGGCAGGGCATGCTCCTCTACCTCGAGGAGATGAACCGGGTCCCCGAGGAGACCCTCAACGTGCTCATCACCGCGCTCGCCGAGGGCGAGATCCACGTCAGCCGGCTGGGCCGGGTGCGCGCCGACCCCGGCTTCCGGCTGATCGCCGCCATGAACCCCTTCGACGCGGTGGGCACGGCGCGGATCGGCCAGGCGATCTACGACCGGATGTGCCGGATCGCGATCGGCTACCAGGACGAGGCCGGGGAGCGGACCATCACCGAGCGGGTCACCGGCGACCGCGGCCGGCTCGTCCGCCTCGCCGTGGCGCTGGGACGCGCCACCCGCGACCACCCCGAGGTGCGCACCGGCGCCTCGGTGCGCGGGCCCATCGACATGGTCCACATCGCCCGCGGCCTCTGCGGGCTGCGCGGCGAGGAGCGGGCCGGCCGCGACACCCTGCTCGACGCCGCCCTCGCCGCCTTCAGCGGACGGATCCGCCTCGAGGAGGGGGTCGACCGCACCCCCGAGGAGGTGGTGACCGAGATCCTCGACCGCCTGCTCGCCGCCGAGGCCGAGGCCGAGGCCGACGAGGAGCCCTCAGGAGCCCCTCCTCCCCGCGGCAGGGGGGCCGGGCAGGCGCCGAGCCACGGCCGGGTGCTCGAGGGCCGGGACGCCCGCGCCGCGCTCCGCGAGAGCGGCCGCCGCACCCTCGCCCGGCGCGAGCTGGAGACCGCCCACGCGGGGTTCGCCGAGGTCTCGCCCGGGGTGGGCCGGCTCGACGAGGCGGCGCTCGAGCGGCTGCTCGACCGCGACCCCGACGGCGCCGCGGCGCTGCTCTGCGACCTCGCCGCCGCCACCGACGTCGAGCTCCGCCGCCAGGCCCGCCGGCTGGCGGCGCGGGTCTTCGTCCGCCTCGGCCGGGCCGGCCGCCCCGCCCGCCGGGGGATGCGGCGGATCGTGCCCCTCCCCGGCCGGCCGGACGGCGATCTCGATCTCGACCGCACCCTGGAGCGCGCCGGCGGCGGGCTGCCGCGCAGCGCCGACGAGCTGGTGCTGCGCGGCTGGGCGGGGCCGCGGCGGGCGCTCTGCCTGCTCCTCGACCACAGCGGCTCGATGCGCGGCCAGGCGGTGGCGATGGCGGCCACCGCGGCGGCGGCGGTGGTGCTCGCCGCCGGCGACGGGGTCGACTGCTGCGTCGTCGCCTTCCACCGCGACGCCCTGGTGCTGCGCCCCCCGGGGAGCGCGCGGCCGCCGGGCCGGGTGGTCGAGGACGTGCTCTCGGTGCGCGCCCGGGGCAGCACCGACCTCGCCCTGGCGCTCCGCACCGCCGCCCGCCAGCTGGCCCGGGCCGCGGCCGACGAGCGCGCCGCGGTGCTGCTCAGCGACTGCCTGCCCACCGCCGGCGGCGACCCGCTGGCGGCGCTCGCCGGCATCGACCGGGTGCACGTGCTCGGTACCAGCGGCCTCGACGACTCGGTGCGCGCCGGCACCGCGCTGGCCCGCCGCGGCGGCGGCCGGTACCGGCGGGTGGAGGGCGTGGCGGAGCTGGCCGCAGCCTTGACGGATCTTGTCGGGGTGACCTGA
- a CDS encoding NDMA-dependent alcohol dehydrogenase, with protein sequence MKTKAAVCWETGPDARWELEELELDPPGEHELRIRWVASGLCHSDEHLTTGDLPARLPMVGGHEGAGIVEEVGASVTKVRPGDHVVCSFLPVCGTCRWCSTGQSNLCDLGATLLQGSLPGGEFRFHARGQDLGGMCMLGTFSERSVVSEYSVVKVDDDLPLDRAVLVGCGVPTGWGSSVYAARVGPGDTVVIYGIGGVGINAVQGARHAGAANIVAVDPLPNKREKAEELGATHSVATGEEAQELVTRLTNGVLADRSIVTVGVVDAVVVEQAFNVIRKGGSVTIVGLGPIAEKTIQLSGTMLTLFQKTVQGSMFGSSNPMYDIRKMLELYRVGQVKLDELCSATYSLDDINQGYQDLRDGKNIRGVIVYDS encoded by the coding sequence ATGAAAACGAAGGCCGCCGTCTGCTGGGAGACCGGGCCCGACGCCCGCTGGGAGCTCGAGGAGCTCGAGCTCGACCCGCCCGGCGAGCACGAGCTGCGGATCCGCTGGGTGGCCTCGGGTCTCTGCCACTCCGACGAGCACCTGACCACCGGCGACCTGCCCGCCCGGCTGCCCATGGTCGGCGGTCACGAGGGCGCGGGCATCGTCGAGGAGGTCGGGGCCTCGGTCACGAAGGTGAGGCCCGGCGACCACGTCGTCTGCTCCTTCCTCCCCGTCTGCGGCACCTGCCGCTGGTGCTCGACCGGCCAGTCCAACCTCTGTGACCTCGGCGCCACCCTGCTCCAGGGCTCGTTGCCCGGCGGCGAGTTCCGCTTCCACGCCAGGGGCCAGGACCTCGGCGGGATGTGCATGCTCGGCACCTTCTCCGAGCGGAGCGTGGTCTCCGAGTACTCGGTGGTGAAGGTCGACGACGACCTCCCCCTCGACCGCGCCGTGCTGGTCGGCTGCGGGGTGCCCACCGGGTGGGGCTCGAGCGTCTACGCCGCCCGGGTCGGCCCCGGCGACACCGTGGTCATCTACGGCATCGGCGGTGTCGGCATCAACGCGGTGCAGGGCGCGCGCCACGCCGGCGCCGCCAACATCGTCGCCGTCGACCCGCTGCCCAACAAGCGCGAGAAGGCCGAGGAGCTGGGCGCCACCCACAGCGTGGCCACCGGCGAGGAGGCGCAGGAGCTGGTCACCCGGCTCACCAACGGGGTGCTCGCCGACCGCTCCATCGTCACCGTCGGCGTCGTCGACGCGGTGGTGGTCGAGCAGGCGTTCAACGTGATCCGCAAGGGCGGCTCGGTGACCATCGTCGGGCTGGGGCCGATCGCGGAGAAGACCATCCAGCTCTCCGGCACCATGCTCACCCTCTTCCAGAAGACGGTGCAGGGGTCGATGTTCGGGTCGTCCAACCCGATGTACGACATCAGGAAGATGCTCGAGCTCTACCGGGTCGGCCAGGTGAAGCTCGACGAGCTCTGCAGCGCCACCTACTCGCTCGACGACATCAACCAGGGCTACCAGGACCTGCGCGACGGGAAGAACATCCGCGGCGTGATCGTCTACGACTCGTGA
- a CDS encoding DUF3465 domain-containing protein, which translates to MGKRSVTRSSLLLALALAGCGGDAVDNHAFDSALADARPAEVTVRGAVTGLLADSPDRGDGVHQRFAMTVDGTSVEIDHNLGLAPRVPVARGSVVVLHGQFEPDPGHPVIHYTHHATGRHEGGWIDLGSTRYE; encoded by the coding sequence TGGGCAAACGCTCTGTCACCCGGTCGTCATTGCTGCTGGCGCTGGCGCTCGCCGGCTGCGGCGGCGACGCCGTCGACAACCACGCCTTCGACAGCGCCCTGGCGGACGCGCGCCCCGCCGAGGTCACCGTCCGGGGGGCCGTCACCGGCCTGCTCGCCGACTCGCCCGACCGCGGCGACGGCGTCCACCAGCGCTTCGCGATGACCGTCGACGGCACCTCCGTCGAGATCGACCACAACCTCGGCCTCGCTCCCCGGGTGCCGGTCGCCCGCGGCAGCGTGGTGGTGCTCCACGGCCAGTTCGAGCCCGATCCCGGCCACCCCGTGATCCACTACACGCACCATGCCACCGGCCGGCACGAGGGCGGCTGGATCGACCTCGGCAGCACCCGGTACGAGTGA